The following proteins are encoded in a genomic region of Lutra lutra chromosome 16, mLutLut1.2, whole genome shotgun sequence:
- the CEP131 gene encoding centrosomal protein of 131 kDa isoform X1 — translation MKGSRATSGPSGSPEGSSVGVDLSLTGLPPPVSRRPNSASAAKPLTRSFSVVTGSEPRTKVLEGPGGARTINNLHRSSSTSQVRQPPASQASAGPLRPAEHPHFLTLLEGGSGGKKRPAGVSKAPSEKGATWNVLDDQPRAFALPPDSRNPSTVDAPVGPRRRECTVPLAPSFTANNRSNKGAVGNCVTGMVHNRYTPSDRAPPPKSSNRTAPSLNNILKAAAGAGESSGSAKPLENLAGSNHLAQNNIGGAPLRRKEVTEEEAERFIHQVNRAAVTIQRWYRQQVRRRRAGAACLEHLLASKQKEQGRQLGEGLLGLHQQKEAARKKVREEKARQARRAAIQELWQKRAQKPGDLEPRLLEDAREMERPGPAQEPLPRPGGTTHAQQTQKANNTGSGFRTAGPEDPCQSASNSSPEPRQFPEDKPQHASSRGVASQDLEVVGPAGGRAKSRATLDELLDTLRLLEEEPEPLPCPRAYHQDKYSWTDQEDDASSLTADNLEKFGKLSACSGPPEDGTLLSEAKMQSILSFLHEMEMEASGQGRPASAPQGLVPEEGRLGPTSMASASVMRLKLEAEEKKQAVRLLQRALVQQRDLTVRRVKETEKELGRQLRQQRDHYEATIQRHLSFIDQLIEDKKALADRCEAVVAELKQGDQRRKDREAQVQEQHELEIKKLKELMSATEKVRREKWINEKTRKIKEITVRGLEPEIQKLVAKHKQEVKKLKSLHEAELLQVDSQAAQRFGRQVEELREQLEREKEALGRQERERAQQRFEQHVEQEQRALQQQRRRLYDEVAEEKERLGQQAARQRAELEESRRQLEESSAAEGRALRAEFEKGREEQERRHQMEMKALKDQLEAERQMWEANCAKKEEAWLLNRERELREEVRRGRDKEIELVIHRLETDMTRAREESERAAESRVQRIRDQHAAELSELERAERTLQERCSELKGRLGEAEGESGRLRGLVRQKEKELAHLTAVNEQLVSERSGLAEVLRQEFADRLAASEEESRQLRAELAELRARHRLELEQLMREKQAELEHVHGRVKAALAKKEEAVLGLRKQHQAAVKRAEHLEELLEQRGWPLPSTK, via the exons ATGAAAGGCTCCCGGGCCACCAGTGGTCCCTCCGGCAGCCCCGAGGGCAGCTCAGTAGGGGTGGACCTGAGCCTGACAGGCCTCCCTCCGCCTGTGTCCCGGCGTCCCAACAGCGCCTCCGCGGCCAAGCCCCTCACCCGCTCCTTCTCTGTGGTCACAGGCAGTGAGCCAAGGACGAAGGTGCTG GAGGGGCCCGGAGGTGCCCGAACCATCAACAACCTCCACAGATCCAGCAGCACCTCGCAGGTCCGCCAGCCGCCAGCCAGCCAGGCCTCGGCCGGCCCCCTCAG GCCGGCCGAGCACCCCCACTTCCTGACCCTCCTCGAGGGTGGCTCTGGTGGGAAAAAGAGGCCGGCTGGTGTGAGCAAAGCTCCCAGCGAGAAGGGAGCCACATGGAATGTCCTG GATGACCAGCCCAGGGCCTTCGCCTTGCCGCCCGACTCCCGGAATCCCAGCACCGTCGATGCGCCGGTGGGCCCACGGAGGAGAGAGTGCACCGTGCCCCTGGCCCCCAGCTTCACTGCCAACAACAG GAGCAACAAGGGCGCTGTGGGCAACTGCGTCACCGGCATGGTGCACAACCGCTACACACCCTCGGACCGGGCGCCGCCCCCCAAGAGCTCCAACCGCACGGCTCCCTCCCTCAA CAACATCCTCAAGGCTGCCGCTGGCGCTGGAGAGAGCAGCGGCTCCGCAAAGCCGCTAGAGAACTTGGCCGGCAGCAACCACCTGGCCCAGAACAACATTGGGGGCGCCCCGCTCAGACGGAAGGAGGTGACGGAGGAGGAGGCCGAGAG GTTTATCCACCAGGTGAACCGGGCTGCCGTCACCATCCAGCGATGGTACCGCCAGCAGGTGCGGCGACGCAGAGCCGGGGCTGCCTGCCTGGAGCACCTGCTCGCGTCCAAGCAGAAG GAGCAGGGACGGCAGCTcggagaggggctcctgggcctGCACCAGCAGAAGGAGGCGGCCAGGAAGAAGGTCCGGGAGGAGAAGGCACGCCAGGCCAGGCGAGCGGCCATTCAG GAGCTGTGGCAGAAGCGGGCCCAGAAGCCAGGTGACCTTGAGCCCAGGCTGCTGGAGGACGCCCGGGAGATGGAGAGGCCCGGGCCTGCCCAGGAGCCGCTCCCGAGGCCAGGGGGCACCACTCACGCCCAGCAGACCCAGAAGGCCAACAACACCG GGTCTGGCTTCCGAACTGCGGGCCCAGAGGACCCCTGCCAGTCTGCCTCCAACTCCTCCCCAGAGCCCCGGCAGTTTCCAGAAGACAAGCCTCAG CATGCCAGCTCCCGGGGTGTGGCCAGCCAGGATCTGGAGGTGGTGGGTcctgctgggggcagggccaAGTCCAGGGCCACCCTGGACGAGCTGCTGGACACACTCAGGCTGCTGGAGGAGGAGCCCGAGCCActgccctgccccagggcctaCCACCAGGACAAATACTCCTGGACCGACCAG GAGGACGACGCCAGCTCCCTGACGGCTGACAACCTGGAGAAGTTTGGGAAGCTGAGCGCGTGCTCCGGTCCCCCCGAGGATGGGACTCTGCTGTCCGAGGCCAAAATGCAGAGTATCCTGAGCTTTCTGCATGAGATGGAGATGGAGGCGTCGGGGCAGGGCCGGCCGGCCTCAGCCCCCCAG GGGCTGGTGCCAGAGGAGGGGCGTCTGGGGCCCACGTCCATGGCGAGCGCATCTGTGATGCGGCTGAAGCTGGAGGCTGAGGAGAAGAAGCAGGCGGTGCGGCTGCTGCAGAGAGCGCTG GTGCAGCAGCGGGACCTGACTGTACGGCGGGTCAAGGAGACCGAGAAGGAGCTGGGCCGGCAGCTGCGGCAGCAGAGAGACCACTACGAGGCCACCATCCAGCGGCACCTGTCCTTCATTGACCAG CTGATTGAGGACAAGAAGGCCCTGGCCGACAGGTGTGAGGCTGTGGTGGCAGAGCTGAAGCAGGGGGACCAGCGGCGCAAGGACAGGGAGGCCCAGGTGCAGGAGCAGCACGAGCTG GAAATTAAGAAACTCAAAGAGCTAATGAGCGCCACCGAGAAAGTCCGCAGGGAGAAGTGGATCAATGAGAAAACCCGAAAAATCAAGGAGATCACAGTCCGAG GCCTGGAGCCGGAGATCCAGAAGCTGGTCgccaagcacaagcaggaggttAAGAAGCTCAAGAGCCTGCACGAGGCGGAGCTGCTGCAGGTGGACTCGCAGGCGGCCCAGCGCTTCGGGCGCCAGGTGGAGGAGCTCCGGGAGCAGCTGGAGCGGGAGAAGGAGGCGCTGGGCCGGCAGGAGCGGGAGCGCGCCCAGCAGCG CTTCGAGCAGCACGTGGAGCAGGAGCAGCGGGCTCTGCAGCAGCAGCGGCGGAGGCTGTACGACGAGGTGGCCGAGGAGAAGGAGCGGCTGGGCCAGCAGGCAGCCAG GCAGCGGGCGGAGCTGGAGGAGTCGCGGCGGCAGCTGGAGGAGAGCAGCGCGGCCGAGGGCAGGGCTCTCAGGGCCGAGTTCGAGAAGGGGCGAGAGGAGCAGGAACGCCGGCACCAG ATGGAGATGAAGGCCCTGAAGGACCAGCTGGAGGCCGAACGACAGATGTGGGAGGCCAACTGCGCCaagaaggag GAAGCGTGGCTGCTGAACCGGGAGCGGGAGCTGAGGGAAGAGGTCCGGAGAGGCCGGGATAAGGAGATCGAGCTGGTTATCCACCGGCTGGAGACAGACATGACGCGCGCCAGGGAGGAGAGCGAGAGGGCGGCGGAGAGCCG CGTCCAGCGCATCCGGGACCAGCACGCCGCGGAGCTCTCGGAGCTGGAGCGGGCGGAGCGGACGCTGCAGGAGCGGTGCAGCGAGCTGAAGGGGCGCCTCGGGGAGGCCGAGGGGGAGAGCGGGCGCCTGCGGGGCCTGGTgcggcagaaagagaaggagctggCGCACCTGACGGCG GTGAACGAGCAGCTGGTCAGCGAGAGGAGCGGCCTGGCCGAGGTGCTCCGCCAGGAGTTCGCCGACCGCCTGGCAGCCTCCGAGGAGGAGAGCCGGCAGCTCCGGGCAGAGCTGGCCGAGCTGCGGGCCCGCCACAGGCTGGAGCTGGAGCAGCTCATGCGGGAGAAGCAGGCGGAGCTGGAGCACGTGCATGGGAG GGTGAAGGCGGCCCTGGCGAAGAAGGAGGAGGCCGTGCTCGGCCTCCGAAAACAGCACCAG GCGGCGGTGAAGCGGGCCGAGCACCTGGAAGAGCTGCTGGAGCAGCGCGGGTGGCCGCTGCCCAGCACCAAGTGA
- the CEP131 gene encoding centrosomal protein of 131 kDa isoform X2, whose amino-acid sequence MKGSRATSGPSGSPEGSSVGVDLSLTGLPPPVSRRPNSASAAKPLTRSFSVVTGSEPRTKVLEGPGGARTINNLHRSSSTSQVRQPPASQASAGPLRPAEHPHFLTLLEGGSGGKKRPAGVSKAPSEKGATWNVLDDQPRAFALPPDSRNPSTVDAPVGPRRRECTVPLAPSFTANNRSNKGAVGNCVTGMVHNRYTPSDRAPPPKSSNRTAPSLNNILKAAAGAGESSGSAKPLENLAGSNHLAQNNIGGAPLRRKEVTEEEAERFIHQVNRAAVTIQRWYRQQVRRRRAGAACLEHLLASKQKEQGRQLGEGLLGLHQQKEAARKKVREEKARQARRAAIQELWQKRAQKPGDLEPRLLEDAREMERPGPAQEPLPRPGGTTHAQQTQKANNTGSGFRTAGPEDPCQSASNSSPEPRQFPEDKPQHASSRGVASQDLEVVGPAGGRAKSRATLDELLDTLRLLEEEPEPLPCPRAYHQDKYSWTDQEDDASSLTADNLEKFGKLSACSGPPEDGTLLSEAKMQSILSFLHEMEMEASGQGRPASAPQGLVPEEGRLGPTSMASASVMRLKLEAEEKKQAVRLLQRALVQQRDLTVRRVKETEKELGRQLRQQRDHYEATIQRHLSFIDQLIEDKKALADRCEAVVAELKQGDQRRKDREAQVQEQHELEIKKLKELMSATEKVRREKWINEKTRKIKEITVRGLEPEIQKLVAKHKQEVKKLKSLHEAELLQVDSQAAQRFGRQVEELREQLEREKEALGRQERERAQQRFEQHVEQEQRALQQQRRRLYDEVAEEKERLGQQAARQRAELEESRRQLEESSAAEGRALRAEFEKGREEQERRHQEAWLLNRERELREEVRRGRDKEIELVIHRLETDMTRAREESERAAESRVQRIRDQHAAELSELERAERTLQERCSELKGRLGEAEGESGRLRGLVRQKEKELAHLTAVNEQLVSERSGLAEVLRQEFADRLAASEEESRQLRAELAELRARHRLELEQLMREKQAELEHVHGRVKAALAKKEEAVLGLRKQHQAAVKRAEHLEELLEQRGWPLPSTK is encoded by the exons ATGAAAGGCTCCCGGGCCACCAGTGGTCCCTCCGGCAGCCCCGAGGGCAGCTCAGTAGGGGTGGACCTGAGCCTGACAGGCCTCCCTCCGCCTGTGTCCCGGCGTCCCAACAGCGCCTCCGCGGCCAAGCCCCTCACCCGCTCCTTCTCTGTGGTCACAGGCAGTGAGCCAAGGACGAAGGTGCTG GAGGGGCCCGGAGGTGCCCGAACCATCAACAACCTCCACAGATCCAGCAGCACCTCGCAGGTCCGCCAGCCGCCAGCCAGCCAGGCCTCGGCCGGCCCCCTCAG GCCGGCCGAGCACCCCCACTTCCTGACCCTCCTCGAGGGTGGCTCTGGTGGGAAAAAGAGGCCGGCTGGTGTGAGCAAAGCTCCCAGCGAGAAGGGAGCCACATGGAATGTCCTG GATGACCAGCCCAGGGCCTTCGCCTTGCCGCCCGACTCCCGGAATCCCAGCACCGTCGATGCGCCGGTGGGCCCACGGAGGAGAGAGTGCACCGTGCCCCTGGCCCCCAGCTTCACTGCCAACAACAG GAGCAACAAGGGCGCTGTGGGCAACTGCGTCACCGGCATGGTGCACAACCGCTACACACCCTCGGACCGGGCGCCGCCCCCCAAGAGCTCCAACCGCACGGCTCCCTCCCTCAA CAACATCCTCAAGGCTGCCGCTGGCGCTGGAGAGAGCAGCGGCTCCGCAAAGCCGCTAGAGAACTTGGCCGGCAGCAACCACCTGGCCCAGAACAACATTGGGGGCGCCCCGCTCAGACGGAAGGAGGTGACGGAGGAGGAGGCCGAGAG GTTTATCCACCAGGTGAACCGGGCTGCCGTCACCATCCAGCGATGGTACCGCCAGCAGGTGCGGCGACGCAGAGCCGGGGCTGCCTGCCTGGAGCACCTGCTCGCGTCCAAGCAGAAG GAGCAGGGACGGCAGCTcggagaggggctcctgggcctGCACCAGCAGAAGGAGGCGGCCAGGAAGAAGGTCCGGGAGGAGAAGGCACGCCAGGCCAGGCGAGCGGCCATTCAG GAGCTGTGGCAGAAGCGGGCCCAGAAGCCAGGTGACCTTGAGCCCAGGCTGCTGGAGGACGCCCGGGAGATGGAGAGGCCCGGGCCTGCCCAGGAGCCGCTCCCGAGGCCAGGGGGCACCACTCACGCCCAGCAGACCCAGAAGGCCAACAACACCG GGTCTGGCTTCCGAACTGCGGGCCCAGAGGACCCCTGCCAGTCTGCCTCCAACTCCTCCCCAGAGCCCCGGCAGTTTCCAGAAGACAAGCCTCAG CATGCCAGCTCCCGGGGTGTGGCCAGCCAGGATCTGGAGGTGGTGGGTcctgctgggggcagggccaAGTCCAGGGCCACCCTGGACGAGCTGCTGGACACACTCAGGCTGCTGGAGGAGGAGCCCGAGCCActgccctgccccagggcctaCCACCAGGACAAATACTCCTGGACCGACCAG GAGGACGACGCCAGCTCCCTGACGGCTGACAACCTGGAGAAGTTTGGGAAGCTGAGCGCGTGCTCCGGTCCCCCCGAGGATGGGACTCTGCTGTCCGAGGCCAAAATGCAGAGTATCCTGAGCTTTCTGCATGAGATGGAGATGGAGGCGTCGGGGCAGGGCCGGCCGGCCTCAGCCCCCCAG GGGCTGGTGCCAGAGGAGGGGCGTCTGGGGCCCACGTCCATGGCGAGCGCATCTGTGATGCGGCTGAAGCTGGAGGCTGAGGAGAAGAAGCAGGCGGTGCGGCTGCTGCAGAGAGCGCTG GTGCAGCAGCGGGACCTGACTGTACGGCGGGTCAAGGAGACCGAGAAGGAGCTGGGCCGGCAGCTGCGGCAGCAGAGAGACCACTACGAGGCCACCATCCAGCGGCACCTGTCCTTCATTGACCAG CTGATTGAGGACAAGAAGGCCCTGGCCGACAGGTGTGAGGCTGTGGTGGCAGAGCTGAAGCAGGGGGACCAGCGGCGCAAGGACAGGGAGGCCCAGGTGCAGGAGCAGCACGAGCTG GAAATTAAGAAACTCAAAGAGCTAATGAGCGCCACCGAGAAAGTCCGCAGGGAGAAGTGGATCAATGAGAAAACCCGAAAAATCAAGGAGATCACAGTCCGAG GCCTGGAGCCGGAGATCCAGAAGCTGGTCgccaagcacaagcaggaggttAAGAAGCTCAAGAGCCTGCACGAGGCGGAGCTGCTGCAGGTGGACTCGCAGGCGGCCCAGCGCTTCGGGCGCCAGGTGGAGGAGCTCCGGGAGCAGCTGGAGCGGGAGAAGGAGGCGCTGGGCCGGCAGGAGCGGGAGCGCGCCCAGCAGCG CTTCGAGCAGCACGTGGAGCAGGAGCAGCGGGCTCTGCAGCAGCAGCGGCGGAGGCTGTACGACGAGGTGGCCGAGGAGAAGGAGCGGCTGGGCCAGCAGGCAGCCAG GCAGCGGGCGGAGCTGGAGGAGTCGCGGCGGCAGCTGGAGGAGAGCAGCGCGGCCGAGGGCAGGGCTCTCAGGGCCGAGTTCGAGAAGGGGCGAGAGGAGCAGGAACGCCGGCACCAG GAAGCGTGGCTGCTGAACCGGGAGCGGGAGCTGAGGGAAGAGGTCCGGAGAGGCCGGGATAAGGAGATCGAGCTGGTTATCCACCGGCTGGAGACAGACATGACGCGCGCCAGGGAGGAGAGCGAGAGGGCGGCGGAGAGCCG CGTCCAGCGCATCCGGGACCAGCACGCCGCGGAGCTCTCGGAGCTGGAGCGGGCGGAGCGGACGCTGCAGGAGCGGTGCAGCGAGCTGAAGGGGCGCCTCGGGGAGGCCGAGGGGGAGAGCGGGCGCCTGCGGGGCCTGGTgcggcagaaagagaaggagctggCGCACCTGACGGCG GTGAACGAGCAGCTGGTCAGCGAGAGGAGCGGCCTGGCCGAGGTGCTCCGCCAGGAGTTCGCCGACCGCCTGGCAGCCTCCGAGGAGGAGAGCCGGCAGCTCCGGGCAGAGCTGGCCGAGCTGCGGGCCCGCCACAGGCTGGAGCTGGAGCAGCTCATGCGGGAGAAGCAGGCGGAGCTGGAGCACGTGCATGGGAG GGTGAAGGCGGCCCTGGCGAAGAAGGAGGAGGCCGTGCTCGGCCTCCGAAAACAGCACCAG GCGGCGGTGAAGCGGGCCGAGCACCTGGAAGAGCTGCTGGAGCAGCGCGGGTGGCCGCTGCCCAGCACCAAGTGA
- the CEP131 gene encoding centrosomal protein of 131 kDa isoform X3 has translation MKGSRATSGPSGSPEGSSVGVDLSLTGLPPPVSRRPNSASAAKPLTRSFSVVTGSEPRTKVLEGPGGARTINNLHRSSSTSQVRQPPASQASAGPLRPAEHPHFLTLLEGGSGGKKRPAGVSKAPSEKGATWNVLDDQPRAFALPPDSRNPSTVDAPVGPRRRECTVPLAPSFTANNRSNKGAVGNCVTGMVHNRYTPSDRAPPPKSSNRTAPSLNNILKAAAGAGESSGSAKPLENLAGSNHLAQNNIGGAPLRRKEVTEEEAERFIHQVNRAAVTIQRWYRQQVRRRRAGAACLEHLLASKQKEQGRQLGEGLLGLHQQKEAARKKVREEKARQARRAAIQELWQKRAQKPGDLEPRLLEDAREMERPGPAQEPLPRPGGTTHAQQTQKANNTGSGFRTAGPEDPCQSASNSSPEPRQFPEDKPQHASSRGVASQDLEVVGPAGGRAKSRATLDELLDTLRLLEEEPEPLPCPRAYHQDKYSWTDQEDDASSLTADNLEKFGKLSACSGPPEDGTLLSEAKMQSILSFLHEMEMEASGQGRPASAPQGLVPEEGRLGPTSMASASVMRLKLEAEEKKQAVRLLQRALVQQRDLTVRRVKETEKELGRQLRQQRDHYEATIQRHLSFIDQLIEDKKALADRCEAVVAELKQGDQRRKDREAQVQEQHELEIKKLKELMSATEKVRREKWINEKTRKIKEITVRGLEPEIQKLVAKHKQEVKKLKSLHEAELLQVDSQAAQRFGRQVEELREQLEREKEALGRQERERAQQRFEQHVEQEQRALQQQRRRLYDEVAEEKERLGQQAARQRAELEESRRQLEESSAAEGRALRAEFEKGREEQERRHQMEMKALKDQLEAERQMWEANCAKKEVGSGKQPPALSSSPCAEAAT, from the exons ATGAAAGGCTCCCGGGCCACCAGTGGTCCCTCCGGCAGCCCCGAGGGCAGCTCAGTAGGGGTGGACCTGAGCCTGACAGGCCTCCCTCCGCCTGTGTCCCGGCGTCCCAACAGCGCCTCCGCGGCCAAGCCCCTCACCCGCTCCTTCTCTGTGGTCACAGGCAGTGAGCCAAGGACGAAGGTGCTG GAGGGGCCCGGAGGTGCCCGAACCATCAACAACCTCCACAGATCCAGCAGCACCTCGCAGGTCCGCCAGCCGCCAGCCAGCCAGGCCTCGGCCGGCCCCCTCAG GCCGGCCGAGCACCCCCACTTCCTGACCCTCCTCGAGGGTGGCTCTGGTGGGAAAAAGAGGCCGGCTGGTGTGAGCAAAGCTCCCAGCGAGAAGGGAGCCACATGGAATGTCCTG GATGACCAGCCCAGGGCCTTCGCCTTGCCGCCCGACTCCCGGAATCCCAGCACCGTCGATGCGCCGGTGGGCCCACGGAGGAGAGAGTGCACCGTGCCCCTGGCCCCCAGCTTCACTGCCAACAACAG GAGCAACAAGGGCGCTGTGGGCAACTGCGTCACCGGCATGGTGCACAACCGCTACACACCCTCGGACCGGGCGCCGCCCCCCAAGAGCTCCAACCGCACGGCTCCCTCCCTCAA CAACATCCTCAAGGCTGCCGCTGGCGCTGGAGAGAGCAGCGGCTCCGCAAAGCCGCTAGAGAACTTGGCCGGCAGCAACCACCTGGCCCAGAACAACATTGGGGGCGCCCCGCTCAGACGGAAGGAGGTGACGGAGGAGGAGGCCGAGAG GTTTATCCACCAGGTGAACCGGGCTGCCGTCACCATCCAGCGATGGTACCGCCAGCAGGTGCGGCGACGCAGAGCCGGGGCTGCCTGCCTGGAGCACCTGCTCGCGTCCAAGCAGAAG GAGCAGGGACGGCAGCTcggagaggggctcctgggcctGCACCAGCAGAAGGAGGCGGCCAGGAAGAAGGTCCGGGAGGAGAAGGCACGCCAGGCCAGGCGAGCGGCCATTCAG GAGCTGTGGCAGAAGCGGGCCCAGAAGCCAGGTGACCTTGAGCCCAGGCTGCTGGAGGACGCCCGGGAGATGGAGAGGCCCGGGCCTGCCCAGGAGCCGCTCCCGAGGCCAGGGGGCACCACTCACGCCCAGCAGACCCAGAAGGCCAACAACACCG GGTCTGGCTTCCGAACTGCGGGCCCAGAGGACCCCTGCCAGTCTGCCTCCAACTCCTCCCCAGAGCCCCGGCAGTTTCCAGAAGACAAGCCTCAG CATGCCAGCTCCCGGGGTGTGGCCAGCCAGGATCTGGAGGTGGTGGGTcctgctgggggcagggccaAGTCCAGGGCCACCCTGGACGAGCTGCTGGACACACTCAGGCTGCTGGAGGAGGAGCCCGAGCCActgccctgccccagggcctaCCACCAGGACAAATACTCCTGGACCGACCAG GAGGACGACGCCAGCTCCCTGACGGCTGACAACCTGGAGAAGTTTGGGAAGCTGAGCGCGTGCTCCGGTCCCCCCGAGGATGGGACTCTGCTGTCCGAGGCCAAAATGCAGAGTATCCTGAGCTTTCTGCATGAGATGGAGATGGAGGCGTCGGGGCAGGGCCGGCCGGCCTCAGCCCCCCAG GGGCTGGTGCCAGAGGAGGGGCGTCTGGGGCCCACGTCCATGGCGAGCGCATCTGTGATGCGGCTGAAGCTGGAGGCTGAGGAGAAGAAGCAGGCGGTGCGGCTGCTGCAGAGAGCGCTG GTGCAGCAGCGGGACCTGACTGTACGGCGGGTCAAGGAGACCGAGAAGGAGCTGGGCCGGCAGCTGCGGCAGCAGAGAGACCACTACGAGGCCACCATCCAGCGGCACCTGTCCTTCATTGACCAG CTGATTGAGGACAAGAAGGCCCTGGCCGACAGGTGTGAGGCTGTGGTGGCAGAGCTGAAGCAGGGGGACCAGCGGCGCAAGGACAGGGAGGCCCAGGTGCAGGAGCAGCACGAGCTG GAAATTAAGAAACTCAAAGAGCTAATGAGCGCCACCGAGAAAGTCCGCAGGGAGAAGTGGATCAATGAGAAAACCCGAAAAATCAAGGAGATCACAGTCCGAG GCCTGGAGCCGGAGATCCAGAAGCTGGTCgccaagcacaagcaggaggttAAGAAGCTCAAGAGCCTGCACGAGGCGGAGCTGCTGCAGGTGGACTCGCAGGCGGCCCAGCGCTTCGGGCGCCAGGTGGAGGAGCTCCGGGAGCAGCTGGAGCGGGAGAAGGAGGCGCTGGGCCGGCAGGAGCGGGAGCGCGCCCAGCAGCG CTTCGAGCAGCACGTGGAGCAGGAGCAGCGGGCTCTGCAGCAGCAGCGGCGGAGGCTGTACGACGAGGTGGCCGAGGAGAAGGAGCGGCTGGGCCAGCAGGCAGCCAG GCAGCGGGCGGAGCTGGAGGAGTCGCGGCGGCAGCTGGAGGAGAGCAGCGCGGCCGAGGGCAGGGCTCTCAGGGCCGAGTTCGAGAAGGGGCGAGAGGAGCAGGAACGCCGGCACCAG ATGGAGATGAAGGCCCTGAAGGACCAGCTGGAGGCCGAACGACAGATGTGGGAGGCCAACTGCGCCaagaaggaggtggggagtgggaagcagCCTCCTGCGCTGTCCAGCAGCCCATGCGCGGAAGCAGCCACGT GA